From one Pseudomonas fluorescens genomic stretch:
- a CDS encoding glycosyltransferase family 2 protein: MAEFIFWLCLLLPFYAWLGYPLLLTLVGPLFPRHAPAPLAPQRVSVVVAAHNEERNIDNKLRNLLAQDYQAQSLQIVVASDGSSDRTVALARSFDDPRIKVLDLPRMGKNSVLNVAVTQCTGDIVVFTDADVHWIDGTLAVLLAPFADPQVGGTVGKMIIPVAGKGLSLGESLYRHYEAWLRRVESRTGCTVSADGALQALRRELYQPIPARVNDDFYINTCAPVAGKRVVYVDQAQVLDQGVDEAERQFSRRQRVTVGGLISLAERRELLNPLRHGLYAVALISHKLIRRLAPVLLVPLLLANLWLLDGHGFYRLTLAAQLIGYAIAIAGLLDVRQRLPKPFRLAAFVLVTLAGMSVGLWQFLRGHSYNQWTPDQTR, translated from the coding sequence GTGGCTGAGTTCATCTTTTGGTTATGCCTGTTGCTGCCGTTCTATGCCTGGCTTGGCTACCCCTTGCTGCTGACCCTGGTGGGGCCGTTGTTCCCCCGTCACGCACCCGCGCCGCTGGCGCCGCAACGGGTCAGCGTGGTGGTGGCCGCGCACAACGAAGAACGCAATATCGACAACAAGCTGCGCAACCTGCTGGCTCAGGATTACCAGGCCCAAAGCCTGCAGATCGTCGTCGCCAGCGATGGCTCGAGCGACCGCACCGTGGCCCTGGCGCGCAGCTTCGACGACCCGCGCATCAAGGTCCTCGACCTGCCGCGCATGGGCAAGAACAGCGTACTCAACGTCGCCGTCACCCAGTGCACGGGCGATATCGTGGTGTTCACCGACGCCGATGTGCACTGGATCGACGGCACCCTGGCGGTGCTGCTGGCGCCGTTTGCCGACCCGCAGGTCGGTGGCACCGTGGGCAAGATGATCATCCCGGTGGCCGGCAAGGGCCTGAGCCTGGGCGAAAGCCTGTACCGCCATTACGAAGCCTGGCTGCGCCGGGTGGAGAGCCGCACCGGCTGCACGGTGTCGGCCGATGGTGCCCTGCAGGCGCTGCGCCGCGAGCTGTACCAGCCAATCCCGGCGCGGGTCAACGATGACTTCTACATCAACACCTGCGCACCGGTGGCCGGCAAGCGCGTGGTGTATGTCGACCAGGCCCAGGTGCTCGACCAGGGCGTCGACGAAGCCGAGCGTCAGTTCAGCCGCCGCCAGCGCGTCACCGTTGGCGGACTGATCAGCCTGGCCGAACGCCGCGAACTGCTCAACCCGCTGCGCCACGGCCTGTACGCCGTCGCCTTGATCAGCCACAAACTGATCCGCCGCCTGGCACCGGTACTGCTGGTGCCGCTGCTGCTGGCCAACCTGTGGTTGCTCGACGGCCACGGTTTTTATCGCCTGACCCTGGCCGCGCAACTGATCGGCTATGCCATTGCCATCGCCGGTCTGCTGGATGTGCGTCAGCGCCTGCCCAAACCGTTTCGCCTGGCGGCCTTTGTGCTGGTGACCCTGGCCGGCATGAGTGTCGGCCTGTGGCAGTTTTTGCGCGGGCACAGCTACAACCAATGGACCCCCGACCAGACTCGATGA
- a CDS encoding glycosyltransferase family 2 protein → MKVSVVVPMFNEARHIARTLQSALKAAADAGLECELIVVDNGSSDDGPQIARSLGAQVLNLPGLTIGALRNRGVQASSGEWLAFLDADIEVPEHWLSLLLELHAEGRGDVFALDCDTPRQAPWFARAWQRRTLRAGLPALHPMQWLPTPNLLMQRHWFDKVGGFSETLRTGEDKDFTWHLNKAGARLLALRDPVVLHWGYEGSLSEWLGKELWRQGSNLQLLRSNGPSLRLLRFPLLSLGVWVLDALALSALLGGFPHLALLLLLLTTLPALALSLRQSLKHRDLLFALQLWGLHWVRLHLAGAAFVLSLFNWNARRPARG, encoded by the coding sequence ATGAAGGTCAGTGTCGTGGTACCGATGTTCAACGAAGCCCGGCACATTGCCCGCACCCTGCAGTCGGCCCTGAAAGCCGCCGCCGATGCCGGCCTGGAGTGCGAGCTGATCGTCGTCGACAACGGCTCCAGCGACGACGGCCCGCAGATCGCCCGCAGCCTCGGCGCCCAGGTGCTGAACCTGCCGGGGCTGACTATCGGCGCCCTGCGCAACCGTGGGGTGCAGGCCAGCAGCGGCGAATGGCTGGCGTTTCTCGATGCCGATATCGAAGTACCGGAGCACTGGCTGAGCCTGCTGCTGGAGCTGCATGCCGAAGGCCGTGGCGACGTGTTTGCCCTGGACTGCGACACCCCGCGCCAGGCGCCCTGGTTCGCCCGCGCCTGGCAACGGCGCACCTTGCGCGCAGGCTTGCCGGCGCTGCACCCGATGCAGTGGCTGCCGACCCCCAACCTGCTGATGCAACGGCACTGGTTCGACAAAGTCGGCGGCTTTAGCGAAACCCTGCGCACCGGTGAAGACAAGGATTTTACCTGGCACCTGAACAAGGCCGGCGCGCGTCTGCTGGCCTTGCGCGACCCGGTGGTGTTGCACTGGGGCTATGAAGGCAGCTTGAGCGAATGGTTGGGCAAGGAGCTGTGGCGCCAGGGCAGCAACCTGCAACTGCTGCGCAGCAATGGCCCAAGCCTGCGTCTGCTGCGCTTTCCGCTGCTGTCACTGGGGGTCTGGGTACTCGATGCCTTGGCCTTGTCGGCCTTGCTCGGCGGCTTCCCGCACCTGGCGCTGTTGCTGCTGCTGCTCACCACCCTGCCGGCGCTGGCACTGAGCCTGCGCCAGAGCCTGAAACACCGTGACCTGTTGTTCGCCCTGCAGCTCTGGGGCCTGCACTGGGTCCGCCTGCACCTGGCCGGCGCGGCCTTCGTGCTCAGCCTGTTCAACTGGAACGCAAGGAGGCCCGCCCGTGGCTGA
- a CDS encoding O-antigen ligase family protein has protein sequence MIIPLSLIGLLAIACLALLASPYPFLAPGAVIGLAGLLALYKRPAWGLLAIITLVPLEGLFKDSDLTATKLIGAALALVLVLQLAVKQLPGERLRSSMWRLLLGFLALYLLSFWASDSSEMSLGHLRELAVGLLLFGITLLVGRDLNLPMLYRLVTLSVGLTCIMAMVSAKYQDEGRAAGLLEDPNVFAMLIAIAVPMALWLVFNSPQRLQKLFWIACCILLLAGMTKTNSRSGLVVLLISLGIVLVHYRTQVAHLRPRHLGFAMLGLAILLPTMVALMPESYVARIQSLALLKSGVNAFKDDSLGRRSSYIVVGSKMIREHPVLGTGPGTFPLHYATTGYAKAFSANRKVGDLYRRAHNTYLEIFSEVGIPAGILFVSMVLLALYNVWYARRLWLQQGDHYQADLLTHLCMSMLAISLFLMFLSAPNHKYLWIMLALSSVLRLKAEQARLAQEKA, from the coding sequence ATGATCATTCCCCTGTCATTGATCGGCCTGCTGGCGATTGCCTGCCTGGCCCTGCTCGCCAGCCCCTACCCGTTCCTCGCGCCTGGCGCGGTGATCGGCCTGGCCGGTTTACTGGCGCTGTACAAACGCCCGGCCTGGGGGCTGCTGGCGATCATCACCCTGGTGCCGCTGGAAGGCCTGTTCAAGGACAGCGACCTGACCGCCACCAAACTGATCGGCGCGGCCCTGGCCCTGGTGCTGGTGCTGCAACTGGCAGTCAAGCAACTGCCTGGCGAGCGCCTGCGTAGCAGCATGTGGCGCCTGCTGCTGGGTTTTCTGGCGCTGTACCTGCTGAGTTTTTGGGCCAGCGACAGCAGCGAGATGTCCCTGGGGCATTTGCGTGAACTGGCGGTCGGCCTGCTGCTGTTCGGCATCACCCTGCTGGTCGGCCGCGACCTCAACCTGCCGATGCTGTACCGGCTGGTGACCCTGAGCGTCGGCCTGACCTGCATCATGGCCATGGTCTCGGCCAAGTACCAGGACGAAGGCCGCGCCGCAGGTCTGCTGGAAGACCCCAATGTATTCGCCATGCTCATCGCCATTGCCGTACCGATGGCCCTGTGGCTGGTGTTCAACAGCCCCCAGCGGCTGCAGAAGCTGTTCTGGATTGCCTGCTGCATCCTGCTGCTGGCGGGCATGACCAAGACCAACTCACGCTCAGGCCTGGTGGTGCTGTTGATCAGCCTGGGGATTGTCCTGGTGCACTACCGCACCCAGGTCGCCCACCTGCGCCCACGGCACCTGGGCTTTGCCATGCTGGGCCTTGCGATCCTGCTGCCGACCATGGTGGCGCTGATGCCGGAAAGCTATGTGGCGCGCATCCAGTCGCTGGCGCTGCTCAAGTCCGGGGTCAACGCCTTCAAGGATGACTCCCTGGGCCGGCGCTCGTCGTACATCGTGGTCGGCAGCAAGATGATCCGCGAGCACCCGGTGCTCGGCACCGGCCCCGGCACCTTCCCTTTGCACTACGCCACCACCGGCTACGCCAAGGCGTTCTCGGCCAACCGCAAGGTCGGCGATCTGTACCGCCGGGCGCACAACACCTACCTGGAAATCTTCAGCGAAGTCGGCATACCGGCGGGCATCCTGTTCGTCAGCATGGTGCTGCTGGCCCTGTACAACGTCTGGTACGCCCGGCGACTGTGGCTGCAGCAAGGTGACCATTACCAGGCTGACCTGCTCACACACCTGTGCATGAGCATGCTCGCCATCAGTTTGTTCCTGATGTTCTTGAGTGCGCCCAACCACAAATACCTGTGGATCATGCTGGCGCTGTCCAGCGTGCTGCGCCTCAAAGCCGAGCAGGCACGCCTGGCGCAGGAGAAGGCATGA
- a CDS encoding glycosyltransferase family 4 protein gives MNAALTPQRPILHLLSSGGFYGAERMLLDHCQATPGQHQVLFLGAPEQLVARFRAAGVACQTCNGVGELLSELRLRHDQQPLLNSHNFKGLVYGWLGARLWRLPMVATQHGFTPSSRKQRFYTWVNLQLCRTATVERVICVAESIKRIHRQAGVAEHKLQVIPNGLPEADALPARHDGGGRWLAGYVGRLSCEKGPDLFLDTLIPLCQRHPQLDAVMLGEGPERDALQARIDAAGLSQRIRLPGFQADMRQWMARLDALVISSRTEGTPMILLEAMQDGVPVVAFGVGGIPDVIEHGRSGLLARPLAVQELAAQLEALMLDPAQAGELIAQARRTQREHYHLPTLAQRWARVYLGTATETCA, from the coding sequence TTGAACGCAGCCCTGACCCCGCAGCGGCCGATCCTGCACCTGCTCAGCAGTGGCGGTTTCTACGGCGCCGAGCGAATGCTGCTGGACCACTGCCAGGCTACCCCGGGACAGCACCAGGTGCTGTTCCTCGGGGCCCCGGAGCAACTGGTGGCGCGTTTTCGCGCCGCCGGCGTGGCCTGCCAGACTTGCAATGGGGTGGGCGAGCTGCTCAGCGAACTGCGCCTGCGCCACGACCAGCAGCCGCTACTCAACAGTCACAACTTCAAGGGCCTGGTGTACGGCTGGCTGGGCGCGCGGTTGTGGCGCCTGCCGATGGTCGCCACCCAGCACGGCTTTACCCCCAGCAGCCGCAAGCAGCGTTTTTACACTTGGGTCAACCTGCAGCTGTGCCGCACCGCCACCGTCGAACGGGTGATCTGCGTGGCCGAAAGCATCAAGCGCATCCACCGCCAGGCCGGGGTTGCCGAGCACAAGCTGCAGGTGATCCCCAACGGCTTGCCGGAAGCCGACGCCCTGCCCGCACGCCACGACGGCGGTGGCCGCTGGCTGGCCGGTTATGTCGGGCGCTTGAGCTGTGAAAAAGGCCCGGACCTGTTCCTCGATACCCTGATCCCGCTATGCCAGCGTCATCCGCAGCTCGATGCGGTGATGCTCGGCGAAGGCCCTGAGCGTGACGCCCTGCAAGCACGCATCGACGCCGCCGGCTTGAGCCAGCGCATCCGCCTGCCGGGGTTTCAGGCCGACATGCGCCAGTGGATGGCGCGCCTGGACGCCCTGGTGATCAGCTCACGCACCGAGGGCACGCCGATGATCCTGCTCGAAGCCATGCAAGATGGTGTGCCGGTGGTGGCCTTTGGCGTTGGCGGTATCCCGGATGTGATCGAACACGGGCGCAGCGGCCTGCTGGCCCGGCCCCTGGCGGTGCAAGAGCTGGCCGCCCAGCTTGAGGCGCTGATGCTCGACCCGGCCCAGGCCGGCGAACTGATCGCCCAGGCGCGGCGTACCCAACGCGAACATTATCACCTGCCGACGCTGGCGCAACGCTGGGCCCGGGTCTACCTGGGCACGGCCACGGAGACCTGCGCATGA
- a CDS encoding GumC family protein — protein sequence MNTKENYLHEFFRIFFANRQLVKRVFLVFAVIALLLPLVLKQSFDITAEVIVQSKKLSQSDTNTTLAQETDKFIPPSLADMETESNILRSPTLIRETISQLRDEGKYEVPPSFMQRVVFGPIRNAVINPLREYVVNPVRTMFGLEVDPVRDTQLDTLTDDAIKDLKVETLPGSNVVSVTYSFPDPKLGTLFVSRLLDNYLRNRQNLQSNELPEQFYEQKKLQYQVRMDDLEGKRLGMLESIGSSDPKEEITFRLNAINTEEQALNQYRDRLLQSQQWLDYLKTSLAAAGNANMRDFAFPYTFTTTVDNVAFEDREIKQLGEQLTTLVLTYVSDLAVFQPGSEQMLLQREQIAKTRQQFLKIVANRIKEREKDLAVVQNVIAQKTARIADFKGRVHQLQETQSKARQLDTEIDALHKAYFTYTQRYEESRGADLLAGLSNARILSAPYEPAEAAFPKPLLIVPFGMLTGLLLAIALVYVKEFFDRRFKHPAQISHQLDLPVLLVINDQTPETPNPYKGWSLPRLVHWVRN from the coding sequence ATGAACACAAAAGAAAACTACCTGCATGAATTCTTCAGGATCTTCTTCGCCAACCGCCAGTTGGTGAAACGCGTGTTCCTGGTTTTCGCAGTGATCGCCTTGCTGTTGCCGCTGGTGCTCAAACAGAGCTTCGACATCACCGCCGAGGTGATCGTGCAGTCGAAAAAACTCTCCCAGAGCGATACCAACACCACCCTGGCCCAGGAGACCGACAAGTTCATCCCGCCCTCGCTGGCCGACATGGAAACCGAGAGCAATATTCTGCGTTCGCCCACCCTGATTCGCGAAACCATCAGCCAGTTGCGCGACGAGGGCAAGTACGAAGTACCGCCCAGCTTCATGCAACGGGTGGTGTTCGGGCCGATCCGCAACGCGGTCATCAACCCGCTGCGCGAGTACGTGGTCAACCCGGTGCGCACGATGTTCGGCCTGGAAGTCGACCCGGTGCGCGACACCCAGCTCGACACCCTGACCGACGACGCCATCAAGGACCTGAAGGTCGAAACCCTGCCCGGCTCCAACGTGGTCTCGGTGACCTACAGCTTCCCTGATCCGAAACTGGGCACGCTGTTCGTCAGCCGCCTGCTCGACAACTACCTGCGCAATCGCCAGAACCTGCAGTCCAACGAGCTGCCCGAACAGTTCTACGAGCAGAAAAAGCTGCAGTACCAGGTGCGCATGGATGACCTTGAAGGCAAGCGCCTGGGGATGCTCGAAAGCATCGGCTCCTCAGACCCCAAGGAAGAGATCACCTTCCGCCTGAATGCCATCAACACCGAAGAACAGGCGCTGAACCAGTACCGCGACCGCCTGCTGCAAAGCCAGCAGTGGCTGGACTACCTGAAAACCAGCCTGGCCGCCGCTGGCAACGCCAACATGCGCGATTTTGCCTTCCCCTACACCTTCACCACCACGGTCGACAACGTGGCCTTCGAAGACCGCGAGATCAAGCAGCTCGGTGAACAGCTGACCACCCTGGTGCTGACTTACGTCAGCGACCTGGCAGTGTTCCAGCCCGGCAGCGAGCAGATGCTGCTGCAGCGCGAGCAAATCGCCAAGACTCGCCAGCAGTTCCTCAAGATCGTCGCCAACCGCATCAAGGAGCGCGAGAAAGACCTGGCCGTGGTGCAGAACGTGATCGCCCAGAAGACCGCGCGTATCGCCGACTTCAAAGGCCGCGTGCACCAGTTGCAAGAAACCCAGAGCAAGGCACGCCAACTCGACACCGAGATCGACGCCCTGCACAAGGCCTACTTCACCTACACCCAGCGCTACGAAGAATCGCGCGGCGCCGACCTGCTGGCAGGCCTGTCCAACGCGCGAATCCTCAGCGCACCGTACGAGCCTGCCGAGGCGGCGTTTCCCAAGCCGCTGCTGATCGTACCGTTCGGCATGCTCACCGGCCTGCTGCTGGCCATTGCCCTGGTGTATGTCAAAGAGTTCTTTGACCGTCGCTTCAAGCACCCGGCGCAAATCAGCCATCAACTGGACCTGCCAGTACTGCTGGTGATCAACGACCAGACCCCGGAAACCCCCAACCCCTACAAGGGCTGGTCGCTGCCGCGGCTGGTGCACTGGGTGCGCAATTGA
- a CDS encoding polysaccharide biosynthesis/export family protein produces the protein MKYTTLALCLLTLAGCANQDTRQMPVQIMTAAPGNAQDAELPRSEQVLRPQDVLDVIFHISTSGSASYRIQSGDTVGLAFPAASSLNGNQLVLPDGTIELPRANTSVNVAGQTPDEARRTIQQAYRNKRLFQPGRDNVTVQVISPLTNEQNLKSALNHPATGMSREITVGSDGQASFPEIGSVPLQGMTVTQLQTYLNKRYADLPGRMTVDVMLKSTAVNEIYVLGEVGQPGAYPIRRPVSVLEALTLARGPNIKARLDSVVIMRRNGNQVQAVPYNVDKALDASAAQVAYLQPDDMLYVPKTKLASAGDLARQLADVVLFQGVGFSFGYRVDNKDSDNN, from the coding sequence ATGAAATACACAACGCTTGCGCTGTGCCTGCTGACCCTGGCCGGCTGCGCCAATCAGGACACCCGGCAGATGCCGGTACAGATCATGACCGCCGCCCCTGGCAACGCCCAGGACGCCGAACTGCCGCGCAGCGAACAAGTGCTGCGCCCACAGGACGTGCTCGATGTGATCTTCCACATCAGCACCAGCGGCTCGGCCTCCTACCGCATCCAGTCTGGCGACACCGTCGGCCTGGCTTTCCCGGCGGCCAGCTCGCTCAACGGCAACCAGTTGGTGCTGCCTGACGGTACCATCGAACTGCCGCGGGCCAACACCTCGGTGAACGTTGCCGGGCAAACCCCGGATGAAGCCCGGCGCACCATCCAGCAGGCGTACCGCAACAAGCGCCTGTTCCAGCCGGGGCGTGACAACGTCACCGTGCAGGTGATCAGCCCGCTGACCAACGAGCAGAACCTCAAGAGCGCCCTCAACCACCCGGCCACCGGCATGAGCCGCGAGATCACGGTGGGCAGCGACGGCCAGGCGAGCTTCCCGGAAATCGGTTCGGTACCGCTGCAGGGCATGACCGTCACCCAGCTGCAAACCTACCTGAACAAACGCTACGCCGACCTGCCGGGGCGGATGACCGTGGACGTGATGCTCAAATCCACCGCCGTCAACGAGATCTACGTGTTGGGTGAAGTCGGCCAGCCCGGCGCCTACCCGATCCGCCGCCCGGTGTCGGTGCTCGAAGCCCTGACCCTGGCCCGTGGCCCGAACATCAAGGCGCGGCTCGACTCGGTGGTGATCATGCGCCGCAACGGCAACCAGGTGCAGGCCGTGCCCTACAACGTCGACAAGGCCCTGGATGCCAGCGCCGCGCAAGTGGCCTACCTGCAACCGGACGACATGCTGTATGTGCCCAAGACCAAGCTTGCCAGCGCGGGCGACCTGGCCCGGCAACTGGCTGACGTGGTGCTGTTCCAGGGCGTGGGCTTCAGCTTCGGTTATCGCGTTGACAACAAAGACAGCGACAACAACTAA
- a CDS encoding CpsD/CapB family tyrosine-protein kinase encodes MDGSTSRSLTIATPSETNLTSTVLDEDQRILLLTAANTGSGTSTSALAFASQLALMSGGPVLLVDSSPSGNNLSQQLNLHKLRGFNDLMFDQDTPPLMQDCIVRLSDQPFDVLPAGTYKRGKERLNPDLLRVLLKHMGEHYRFVVVDGEAVYASADSLIIGTLVDGVILVVCAEETRWEVAQAAAQRLTQAGARLIGSVFNRRKYYMPKWLYNNL; translated from the coding sequence ATGGACGGTTCTACTTCAAGAAGTCTGACGATCGCCACCCCGAGCGAAACCAACCTGACCTCGACGGTGCTCGACGAGGACCAGCGCATCCTGTTGCTGACGGCTGCCAATACCGGCAGCGGCACCAGCACCAGCGCCCTGGCCTTCGCCAGCCAGTTGGCGTTGATGAGCGGCGGCCCGGTCTTGCTGGTCGACAGCAGCCCCAGCGGCAACAACCTCAGCCAGCAGTTGAACCTGCACAAGTTGCGCGGCTTCAACGACCTGATGTTCGACCAGGATACCCCGCCGCTGATGCAGGACTGCATCGTGCGCCTGTCCGACCAGCCGTTCGACGTGCTGCCGGCCGGCACCTACAAGCGTGGCAAGGAGCGCCTGAACCCCGATCTGCTGCGGGTACTGCTCAAGCACATGGGCGAGCACTACCGCTTTGTGGTGGTCGACGGCGAGGCGGTGTACGCCAGCGCCGACAGCCTGATTATCGGCACCCTGGTCGATGGCGTGATCCTGGTGGTATGCGCCGAGGAAACCCGCTGGGAAGTGGCCCAGGCTGCCGCCCAGCGCCTGACCCAGGCCGGCGCCAGGCTGATCGGCAGCGTGTTCAACCGGCGCAAGTACTACATGCCCAAGTGGCTGTACAACAACCTTTAG
- a CDS encoding sugar transferase, with the protein MTGQPKSAQLQALYQDKRMDPAHRQRIDAAIHMQGRGWLTGRPGGRPWTLSRTNRVVACFGALCILAVISPLLLGIAAVVKFSSPGPVFFVQKRTGYRGRTFGMYKFRTMVANAEALKDSVRHLNKHGADAIDFKIDKDPRVTPIGQWLRRSSLDELPNLFNVVRGDMRLVGPRPTSFNAYRYKDNHLARLSIYPGMTGLWQISGRSDIDFDQRVELDLSYINEQSLMLDLKILLKTPFKVFSGHGAS; encoded by the coding sequence ATGACAGGACAACCTAAAAGTGCGCAACTGCAGGCACTGTATCAAGACAAGCGCATGGACCCCGCGCATCGCCAGCGCATCGACGCAGCGATTCATATGCAAGGCCGTGGCTGGCTGACCGGCCGCCCTGGCGGGCGTCCCTGGACCCTGTCGCGCACCAACCGGGTGGTCGCCTGTTTTGGCGCCTTGTGCATCCTGGCGGTGATTTCGCCACTGCTGCTGGGCATCGCCGCCGTGGTCAAGTTCAGCAGCCCGGGCCCGGTGTTCTTCGTGCAGAAGCGCACCGGTTACCGCGGCCGCACTTTCGGCATGTACAAGTTCCGCACCATGGTCGCCAACGCCGAAGCCCTGAAGGATTCGGTGCGCCACCTGAACAAACACGGCGCCGATGCCATCGATTTCAAGATCGACAAGGACCCGCGCGTCACCCCGATCGGCCAGTGGCTGCGGCGCAGCAGCCTGGACGAGTTGCCCAACCTGTTCAACGTGGTGCGCGGTGACATGCGCCTGGTCGGCCCGCGCCCCACGTCGTTCAACGCCTATCGCTACAAAGACAACCACCTCGCGCGCCTGAGCATCTACCCCGGCATGACTGGCCTCTGGCAGATCTCCGGACGCAGCGACATAGACTTCGACCAGCGAGTCGAACTGGACCTGAGCTACATCAACGAACAGAGCTTGATGCTGGATCTTAAGATCCTCCTCAAAACTCCCTTCAAAGTCTTCAGCGGCCACGGAGCAAGTTGA
- a CDS encoding NAD-dependent epimerase, with protein sequence MKILVTGAAGFIGAHCSLRLLRDGHQVIGLDNFDDYYDPALKEARVRWVEAQAGAFTLHRLDLNDGAGMAELFASEQPEVVIHLAAQAGVRYSLENPRAYIDSNLSGFLNILEGCRRHPVQHLLYASSSSVYGANQHTPYRVQDAVDHPLSLYAATKKANEAMAHSYSHLFGIPASGLRFFTVYGPWGRPDMSPIQFARAIAEGRPIQLFNYGQHQRDFTYIDDIVESLVRLIPLAPQANPGWNREHPDPASSHAPWRLFNIGGQRPVELTDYVALLEKHLQRKAAIELLPLQPGDVLATCADTSTLEQVTGFTPLVSLDEGLGRFIAWFHQYYPQLDRDAVRVNGQAPAHQRRTV encoded by the coding sequence ATGAAGATCCTGGTCACCGGCGCCGCCGGTTTTATCGGCGCTCACTGCAGCCTGCGCTTGTTGCGCGACGGTCATCAGGTGATCGGCCTGGACAACTTCGACGATTACTATGACCCGGCGCTCAAAGAAGCGCGGGTACGTTGGGTCGAAGCCCAAGCGGGCGCGTTCACCCTGCACCGCCTGGACCTCAACGATGGCGCCGGCATGGCCGAACTGTTCGCCAGCGAGCAACCCGAGGTGGTGATTCACCTGGCCGCGCAAGCCGGGGTGCGCTACTCGCTGGAAAACCCAAGGGCCTACATCGACAGCAACCTCAGCGGCTTTTTGAACATTCTCGAAGGCTGCCGTCGCCATCCGGTGCAGCACCTGCTGTATGCCTCGTCGAGCTCGGTATACGGCGCCAACCAGCACACCCCGTATCGGGTCCAGGATGCCGTCGACCATCCGCTGTCGCTGTATGCCGCAACCAAGAAAGCCAACGAGGCCATGGCCCACAGCTACAGCCACCTGTTCGGCATCCCGGCCAGCGGCCTGCGCTTTTTTACCGTGTACGGCCCCTGGGGCCGCCCGGACATGTCACCGATCCAGTTTGCCCGGGCGATTGCCGAAGGCCGGCCGATCCAGCTGTTCAACTACGGCCAGCACCAGCGCGACTTCACCTACATCGACGACATCGTCGAGAGCCTGGTGCGGCTGATTCCGCTGGCGCCACAGGCCAACCCGGGCTGGAACCGCGAACACCCGGACCCGGCCAGCAGCCACGCGCCCTGGCGGCTGTTCAACATCGGCGGCCAGCGCCCGGTGGAACTCACCGACTACGTGGCGCTGCTGGAAAAACACTTGCAGCGCAAAGCCGCCATCGAACTGCTGCCGTTGCAACCGGGCGATGTACTGGCCACCTGTGCCGATACCAGCACCCTGGAGCAGGTTACCGGCTTCACCCCCCTGGTTTCACTGGATGAAGGGCTCGGGCGTTTTATTGCCTGGTTTCATCAGTACTACCCGCAACTTGACCGGGACGCGGTGCGGGTCAACGGGCAAGCGCCCGCGCATCAACGGAGAACGGTATGA